The bacterium genomic sequence CTGGGCGCTTGGAATCGACGGCACCGGCACGCTGGCTTGCGACCAGGACACCGGCGCGGACGGGGCGCATCCCGCGTTCGCGGACAGGTGGCGCGGGCTCGACGGCGGCGTCACGCCGGCCGAGGCATGGTTTGATCCGGTCGGCTCCGAGACGTTCCCCACGGATTCCGGCTCGCACGGAACGCACACGCTCGGCACGATCCTCGGCGACGACGGCGCGGGCTCGCAGGTCGGCATGGCGCCGGGCGCGAAGTGGATCGGTGCGAAAACGATCGACGTCCCGGGCGGCAACATCTATTCGGATGCGGTCGCCGCGTTCCAGTGGATGGCCGATCCCGACGGCAATCCCGCGACGACCGACGACGTCCCCGACGTGGTGAACAACTCGTGGGGTATTCCGAATCCGCAGTGCAAGAACGATTTCTACGACTCGATGGACGCGGCCGAGGCCGCGGGCGTCGTCATCGTGTTCGCGGCCGGCAACGAGGGGCCGATCAAGCGCAGCCTGCGTTCGCCGGGTAATCGCATCACCACGGATCTCAACTCGTTCGCGGTCGGCGCGCTCGAACAGGGCGGGCAGAAGATCGCGAATTTCTCGTCGCGCGGCCCGTCGCGCTGCGACGACGTGACGATCAAGCCGGAGGTTTCCGCCGTCGGCGTGGATGTTCTCAGCTCGTTCCCGAACAACACCTACGGCACACTTTCCGGCACGTCGATGGCGACGCCGCACGTCGCCGGTGCCGTGCTGCTATTGCGTCAGGCTTATCCCGAAGCGACCGTGGATGAGGTCAAAATGGCGCTCTACGAAACCGCGATCGACCTTGGCGACGCGGGCGAGGACAACGTCTTCGGGCGCGGGCGCATCGACGTGGTCGAGGCGTATCTGTGGCTGCTCGCGCAGACGATGGATTCCGATGCCGACCTTCTCATCGACACCGATCTTGTCGCGTGCAACGGCGAAATCGGCGTGACGCTCGCCGATGCGGACCTGACGACGTTCGCCGCGATCGACGCCTTCAGCGACACGGAAACGATCACCGAGACGCTTTCGCTCGCGCCGTCGGGCATCCCCGGATATTTCAGCGACAGCGTGCAGCTTGCGCCCGGCGCACCGGTGCAGGACGGCAAGGTGCAGGTGGCCGACGGCGACACGGTGACGATCCGCTATATCGACGCGGACGACGGCCTCGGCGGCACCGACGTCGCCAAGACGCGCACGGCGATCGTGGACTGCGTTCCGCCGGCGTTCGTCGGCGTGGAATCGGCGACGGCGGGTGAAAACGAGGTCGCGCTGACGTGGACCAACTCCGTGGAGCCGGGCGTGACCTATTCCGTCTATCGATCGGACACGTCAGGCGTGTTCGACTTCAACGCGCCCTATCGCGAGGCGGATGCGTCGCCGTGGACCGACCGCGACGCGCCGGCGGACGAGACGTGGTACTACGTCGTTCGCGCGGCGGACGCGCTTGGCAACGAGGACACGAACACGGTGGAGGCCGATGCGACGCCGTTCGGCGATCCGCGCATTTTCTGGAACGATTTTGACTGGTACCCGATCGGCGACTGGACGATCGTGGACGGCGGCGGCGGCGAGGTCACCTGGACCGACGAGGTGGTGGGATCCCATTCGTTCCCGCCGGATGTCGGCAAGGTCGCCATTGTGGATCGCGGCACGACCTCCGGCCTTGAACTTCTGAACGAATCGCTCGTCACGCCGCCGCTTGATTGCGGCGGGTTCGTGAACGTGACGCTGCGTTTCCTGCACATCTTCGAGCGCGGATTCGCGGAGGACGCGATTCTTCAGTGGTCGTACGACGGCGTGACGTGGACGCCGATCGAAAAATATCGCCTGACCGAAACGATCGAAAAGGAATACGCGCTGCCCGAGGCCGACCGCCACACGCAGTTCTTCGTGCGTTTCCATTACGAGGCGCTGTTCGGCGGCGAGTTCTGGGCGGTCGATGACGTGGAGGTGACGGGCGAGCGCACGACGCTGCCGCCGGTCACCACGACAACGACCACGACGACCGCGCCGTCCACGACCACGACGACGATCCCCGGCGACGACGACACGGCGGATGACGACACCGGTGACGACGACGCGGACGACGATGATACCGCGACGGATGACGACACCGCGGACGACGATGCGTCGGACGACGACGCCATCGATGACGACGACGCGACAGACGATGATGACGCCATCGACGATGACGACACGGCCGGCATTCCGCTCGACGACGATGCGGGCGACGCGGCGGACGGCGAGGGTGACGACGAGGAGGGATGCTGCGGGTGTTGAATTAGAATTCGCGCGCCGCGTTTTGTGATATCTTTCGACGGCGACTTCATCAGCGTTGGAGTCAAGAATGGTGGCCGCGCGACAAATCTCCGTTCTGGGTGCCCTTATTGTGGCGCCATTATTGTCGCTTTGCTGTCCGGCTTTGATTTTCGCGGCAACGGAACTTCCGGGTTTTCCACCTTGGTCGTACTATGACGGTTTGGTCGGCCTTGAACTTGTCGCCGATATCGACATGAACGGAGACGGGTTTGACGATCTTGTCGTCGGTTGTCCAGGTTCGGACTATCAATACGATTTCGAAAGCGAACTTGTCGGGTCGATCCTTATTTTTTTCGGCTCTGAGTCCGGCCTTCCGAAAACACCAAGCGA encodes the following:
- a CDS encoding S8 family serine peptidase; this translates as MKSAVMAAIVAAILGSSVFAAPAVAGEIDEGLAEILASASPAERIPVYITLVDRLDARALDASLTRAGRTRAQRHFEVVTSLQEHAAATQGPLVSALASAASAGEASPPRAFWIANAVALAATPAVIDAIAARKDVLTVYHDQPIELIEPIEGAGGLTADAAAGIAPGIVNSRAPELWALGIDGTGTLACDQDTGADGAHPAFADRWRGLDGGVTPAEAWFDPVGSETFPTDSGSHGTHTLGTILGDDGAGSQVGMAPGAKWIGAKTIDVPGGNIYSDAVAAFQWMADPDGNPATTDDVPDVVNNSWGIPNPQCKNDFYDSMDAAEAAGVVIVFAAGNEGPIKRSLRSPGNRITTDLNSFAVGALEQGGQKIANFSSRGPSRCDDVTIKPEVSAVGVDVLSSFPNNTYGTLSGTSMATPHVAGAVLLLRQAYPEATVDEVKMALYETAIDLGDAGEDNVFGRGRIDVVEAYLWLLAQTMDSDADLLIDTDLVACNGEIGVTLADADLTTFAAIDAFSDTETITETLSLAPSGIPGYFSDSVQLAPGAPVQDGKVQVADGDTVTIRYIDADDGLGGTDVAKTRTAIVDCVPPAFVGVESATAGENEVALTWTNSVEPGVTYSVYRSDTSGVFDFNAPYREADASPWTDRDAPADETWYYVVRAADALGNEDTNTVEADATPFGDPRIFWNDFDWYPIGDWTIVDGGGGEVTWTDEVVGSHSFPPDVGKVAIVDRGTTSGLELLNESLVTPPLDCGGFVNVTLRFLHIFERGFAEDAILQWSYDGVTWTPIEKYRLTETIEKEYALPEADRHTQFFVRFHYEALFGGEFWAVDDVEVTGERTTLPPVTTTTTTTTAPSTTTTTIPGDDDTADDDTGDDDADDDDTATDDDTADDDASDDDAIDDDDATDDDDAIDDDDTAGIPLDDDAGDAADGEGDDEEGCCGC